The Mycolicibacterium flavescens genome has a segment encoding these proteins:
- the yfiR gene encoding transcriptional regulator, translating to MWQNSGMAERWTRERRLEHTRSLLLDAAENVFAEKGFTAATVDDIAFEAGYTKGAIYKHFATKEELFLAVSDRYWRRYFDNFAEVMSSSKQVGARERDDIAQRWRQLSQDRGAEHAALGHEFTLYLLRNPDARERVVGKRAEVVEALAKFIVDGIDRLGATLVISPLTFAQVLIATSDAIVLGSELDDVDLYRPIIDMYVSAIKFP from the coding sequence TTGTGGCAGAATTCCGGCATGGCGGAGCGGTGGACCCGGGAGCGGCGGCTCGAGCACACCCGGTCCCTGCTGCTGGACGCGGCCGAGAACGTGTTCGCCGAAAAGGGTTTCACGGCAGCCACTGTCGACGACATCGCCTTTGAGGCCGGTTATACGAAGGGCGCCATATACAAGCACTTCGCCACCAAAGAAGAGCTGTTCTTGGCCGTCAGCGACCGCTACTGGCGGCGCTACTTCGACAACTTCGCCGAGGTGATGTCGTCGTCGAAGCAGGTGGGAGCCCGCGAGCGCGACGACATCGCGCAACGGTGGCGTCAGCTGAGCCAGGATCGCGGTGCCGAGCATGCTGCCCTCGGCCACGAGTTCACGTTGTACCTGCTGCGCAATCCGGATGCGCGAGAACGCGTGGTCGGCAAGCGCGCGGAGGTGGTCGAGGCGTTGGCGAAATTCATCGTCGACGGCATCGATCGGCTCGGCGCAACCCTGGTGATCTCGCCGTTGACGTTCGCCCAGGTGCTGATCGCCACCAGCGACGCCATCGTGCTCGGCAGTGAACTCGACGACGTCGACCTGTACCGGCCGATCATCGACATGTACGTCTCGGCGATCAAATTCCCATGA